AGGGGGGCGGGTGCTGCGGCACACTGCCGGGGTCTGCGCCCACCCCGTCCTATGCCCCTGTCGACACGCCCACCGCAAGGCTGGATCCCGGCGCCCGCCCTGGTGGACCCGCGTGGCCGACCGACGATTGTTTCGGCGAAGGACCAAGCGTCAAAGTACGTCTATCTATGGCGTTCTTGTGATCAACCTCATACGCTACGTGATGGTCGTCGCCGCGACCTGCGACGTCGGCCGCAACACTCCGGCTGACCCTGCGGGAGGACGTGTGAGTAGCGCGGCGGAGATGATCGCGAGGCTGAGTCAGGCCTCGCAGAAGCTCGACGAGGCGCGGGCCAAGACAGTGGCTGCCACCCAGGACGTCACCGAGGCGCGGACGCTCGTGGCCGCCGCGTTGGAAGGCGCCGACCCCGGTCCGTTGATCGGCGTCATCGACGCGTACGGCCAGGCGCTCACGCAGGCCGCGCAGAACGTCGGACCGGTGCGGCAGCACCTCCAGGAAACGATCACCAGGGCCCAGTCGTTGGGAAACTGACCCCGGGTGGTGGTAGCGCAGTCCGCCAGCCACCCGGTCAGCCTCCGGCGCGGCGGGACGGTCGCCCCGCCCGGCGACGTCGTCGGCGTGCGGCCGTCACGGACGACAGACCTCCACGGCGTCGGCGGATCAGCGCCGAGTCGGTGGGTTTCGGCACCGGCGTCGCGACTCTGGCCTGGGCGCCCGTTGCGGAATTCATGCCGCTGGCAGTTAAGGCGGTAGGCAGCTCACTTCTGGCCGTCGGGGGTGCGGTCACTGCCGGGATGGCTCTGTGGACGAAGCGACGAGAGGACCGCGGCAATGAAGATCGATGATCGGGCCGAGTCGTTGATGCGTACGGCGACCTACGCCGCCGTGCGACAGGACCCCGCGCAGCTCGACGAAGCCCTGAAGAGTTTTCCGCCTGACGAGGTGGCCCGTCAGGCGGTGGAGCTGGCCCTGGCCGTGATCCTCTTCGTGCTGACCGACATCCACCACGGTCGCCCGGACGACGACGAGATCCGGGAGGTCGTGGACGAGATCGTCGAGGACGAGAGCTGGGCGCGGCCGACCACGGCGGAAGTGTGGGACTTCCTGTCCCGACTGGTACGTGGCGAGCCGTTCGCCGACGCCGTGCCCCCGGAGAACGTCGTCGTGCTCGCGTTCGTCTGCGTCGCCAACCTGCTCGCCGCCAACCGGGAGGATGACGAGAAGTGGTGGGACTACCTGGACCGCGCGGAGGCGGCGATCGAGGCGGCGGGGTGAGGTGTGGCGCGTACCGATCTTGGGCAGTTACCGTGCTAAGTGGACAGTGGCCACGCGTCGCACGAGGGGCGTCATGGTCGGGCGGGGACGGGAGGTCGTGTGATGGATGTGCGGACGGGCAGGTCGGGCGGGGAGTTGGACGGATTCCGGGTGGGGTACGTGCCGGCCGGGGTCGGTGACCTGGTCACGGACTTCGCCACCGAGTGGGACGACGTACGGTTCGTCTCGCGGGTGTGGGAGCGGGAGACCGGAGAGGGCGCCCGGGTGGACCTGCGGGTGCACGTCCTGCGCGGTGGTCGGCTCGCCACCCTGGCCGATCTGCGTGCCTTCCTCGCCGACTACCACGAACGCGACGCCGACGACCCGACGCTCACCGAGTTCCGGCACGGTGACTCGGCCGGCCTGATCGGTCCGGCCGAGGCGTTCTGGCTGGTCGAGCCGGGCGTGGCGGTGGACGTCGTCGCCACGCCCGACGCGGTCGACGCCGAGGAGCTCGCCGCGGTGGCGCGGACCGTGTCACCCGTCGCGGGCTGACGTCGGGTCACCGGGCAACCGTGGCGAGCGCCCGGCCGGGCAACCGTGGCGAGCGCCCGGCCGGGCAGCCGTGGCGGACGCCCGACCGGCCGCCCCGGGAGGCGGTCCGGCCGGCGGGAGAGGCGGTCCGGCCGCCCCGGGGAGGCGGTCCGACCGGCGGGGGACAGAGGAGGCGGACGGACCGGGGCGGCCGGTCGGGTGGGTCAGGCGGGCAGCAGCCGGGCGCGGTGTTCGCGTACCTCGGCGGCCAGGTCCGGGTCGGCCGCCGCGCACGCCTGGAAGTCGGCGTCGGCCTCGGCGTGCCGGCCGGCGTCGGCGAGCGCCAGGCCCCGGTTGAACCGGACGGCCGGATCGTCGTCGAGCGCCAACGCGTGGCTCAGGTCGGCGACGGCCGCCGCGAGGTCACCCTCCTGGTAGGCCGCCGCGCCCCGGGCCGCCCAGGCGGCGGCGAGCGTCGGATCCACGGCCAGCGCGGCGCTCAGCGTCCGCCGCGCCTGCGCCAGATCGTGTTCCAGCTCCAACTGGCCGCGTACGCAGAGCAGGTACGCGTTGCCGGGGGCGAGGTCCAGCCCGGCCCGGACGTCCGCCCAGGCGCCCTCGGTGTCGTCGAGCGCCTGGCGTAGCCCGGCCCGGTTGATGCGCGCGTCGAGGTGCTCCGGCTCCAGGTCGAGCACCCGGTCGAAGCCGGCCAGCGCCGCCTGAACCGCGCCCAGCTCCAGCAGCACGTCGGCCCGGTTGTAGTGCACCTCCGGGAACGGCGGGGAGAGGCGGATCGCCTGGTCGTAGCTGGCCAGGGCCTCCTCGTCGCGGCCCAGCCGGCGTAGCAGACCGCCCCGGTCGAGGTGGTACTCCACATGGTTAGGGTCGACCTCGATCACCGCGTCCAGTTCGGCCAGCGCCTCCTCCCGCCGGCCGAGGGCGGCCAGGAGCTGGGAGCGGTTGTGCCGCAACACCGACCGGTGCAGGTGGTGCTGCCCGGCCCCGAGCGCCTCGTCCAGCTCCGCCAGACCCCGGGTGACCAGGTCGAGCGCCTCGTCCAGTTTCCCCTCGTGCATCGCCACCAACGCCAGCCCGTTGCGGTTGAAGACCAGGTGGGCGGCGCTCTGCTGGCGGTCCGGGGCGAGTCGGGCGTACGCGATCGCGGCGTTGCACCAGGCGCGGGCCTGCCGGTGGTCCCGCTCCCCGGTCTCCAGGTGCCGGGTGTAGATCATGCCGGTGGCGTACGCGGCCTGCATGTGCACCATCGCGCTGTCGGTGTGCGCCCGCGCCTCGTCGTAGAGGGCGAGCGCCTCGATCGGGCGACCCAACGCCATCAGCGACGTGGTCATCTTGGTGGTGAACGCCCACCAGTGCTCCATCTGCGCGGACCAGTCGACGAGTGCCCGTCCGCGCGCCCCGTACTCCAGGGTGGCGTGGTAGAAGCCCAGGTTGACGCAGTACTCCAGCGCGTCGCGCAGCGCCTGGACGCCGGCGGTGGCGGGCGCGCCGCCGCGTTCGCGGTGCAGCGTGACCGCGCCGAGCCGCCACGAGCGTTCGCCGGTGGCGAGCAGCTCGTCGGCGCGGGCGTCGTGCAGGTCGGCGCGGACCGCCGCGGGCAACGTCCGGTACGCGGCGAGCACCGTCGGGTCGTCGTCGACGCAGTCGCCCCGGACGTACTCCCGGGCCGCTTCCGTGCCGGCCGCTTTCATGCCGGCCGGCTCGACGCTGGTCTCCGCGTTGCTGGCGGCCACCCCGGTCGTCTCCGCGCCGGTGGGTCGCGGCAGGTCGGCGAGCGGCCCGGTCCGGTCGCCGTCGACGGGGGCGGCGTACCGGCGCAGCGCCGGGCCGAGCGGCGCGGCGGCCGGGCCGGGCGGCTCCTCGACCGGCGCGGCCGTGGTGGCCAGCCGCAGGCGCAGCCGGGTGGGGTCGGCCCGCCGCAGCAGCACCGCGAAGAACTCCCGGTCGGTGGGGTCGGCCTCGTGCAGGTTCTCCACCAGCAGGCAGCGCGGCCCGTCGTCGAGATGACGCAGCCAGGCGTCGAGGAACTCCACCAGCCCGTGCGCGAGCCGCAGGGTGCGGGCCCGGGGATAGAAGCGGGTGCGCTCCTCGGGCACCGCGAGCGAGGTCAGGGTCTCCCGGGTGGCCGGCACCAGCTCCCGCAGCTCCGGCGCGACGGAGAGCAGCTCGATCTCGTGCGCCGCCACGAGGTCGGGGCGTTCCGCCAGTACGGTCGGGACCAGCCCGCGCAGCAGCGCGCCGACGGCGGTGTACGGCCCCCGCAGCCACCGGTGGGCGTCCAGGTCGGCCAGGACGGGAGCGTCGAGCCCGTCGGCCAGCAACCGTCGTCGGTCACGGTGTCGGGCGGCCCTGATCCAGCGGTGCGGAGTCGGTTCCATGGCTCAACCTCTCGTAGGCGGCGCGGGCCCGGGGGCTCGGACCGCCCTCGCGGCGGGTACGGGGATACGGGTGCGGGACGGCGGCCGGCTCAACCGCTCGTGGTGTGCCGGTCGTGACGCCGGCCGGGCCGGCCGGTCGTGACGCCGGCCGGGTCAGCCGAGCCGGTCAGCCGAGCCGGTCAGTTGAGCCGGTCAGCCGGTCGGGTCTGCCGGTCGTGGCGCGCCGGCCCGGCGTCGGTTGCGGACGACCAGGTAGCCGACGAAGGCGAGCTCCGCGACGCTGAGCGCCAGCACGACGGCGGAGTCGACCAGGTTGCCGACGCCGTGGCGGCCGTCGAGTTCGGCGAACGCCTCGGCGACGAAGTCGACGGCGGCCGGCGCCACGGCGAACGCCAGGGTGGCCAGGGTGGCGGCGTACCCGACGACCATCAGCCAGGCGTACCAGCGGGCGGCCCGGCGGTCGACGGGGTGCCGGGCCGCCCACTGCCGGTCCAGTCCGGGCCGCCCGGTCAGCCTGCGCAGCCGGTGCCGCAGCAGGACGGTGGCGCTGCCGTGCAGGTCGACCGTGCCGAGGACCAGGGAGAGCAGGTAGTACAGGTCGGTGCGCAGGTAGAAGAAGAACTGCCAGGCGACGCGCAGCAGGGTGCCGAAGCCGAGCGCCAGGCAGATCCGGGCGGTCAGGGGCAGCGTGCCGTCCGGTTCGCGCAGCGCGGCGGCGGCGAGCGTGAGCAGCGCCAGGACGAGCAGGTCGGCGCCGAGGCCGGCGAGCATCGGGACCCACCGTTGCCGGCGGGGCACGGTGACCAGACCGTCCATGCTGGTCTCGATGACCAGGTACTGCAGCCGGTTACCGAGACTGAGCCGGGTCCGCAGCCCCAGCCGGCGTCCGGCGAGGGCGTGCGCGGCCTCGTGCAGACCGATCAGCGGCCACTGGCCGAGGGCCAGCAACACGGTGACCAGGGTCAGGTACTCGGTGAAGAAGATCGCCCGGTAGTGCGGGCGCAGGTCGGGCTGGGTCACCGCGACGGCGACGGCGGCGACCAGCACGAGCGTGTAGCCGGCGACCGCGACGGGGGAGAGCAGCGCCGCCCCCAGCCGCTGCCACCGCACCGGCGCGTCGGGCTCCGCGCCGACGCCGGTCGGGTCGGTCGGGCCGGCCGGGGCGGTCGGGGCCACGAAACCCAGCTCGGCCAGGTCGGCGAGGAGCTCTTCGATGTCGAGCTCCTCGCCGTACGTGTCGGCGTACCACCGGGCCGCCGCGCGGGGCGTCACCCCCTCGACGAGGTGGCGCAACACCTGCGCGCCGTCGACCGGAAGCACCGCGTACGAGTCCGCCTGGGCGTTGCCGACGACGACGTCGTCCCCCTCGGGGAGGAAGGTCAACCGGGCCACCCGGACCGGCCGGTCGAGGTCGAACCGTGGGCCGGCGTCCTGGCCGGGCGCCTGGTCGATGTCGACGGTGCCGCTCATGCCGTCCTCCGGGAGTCGCCGTGGTGGGCCCTACGGGAACGCCGCCCGACCGGGTGGGTCGGGCGGCGCGACCCGATCAGAACGGGAAGCAGGTGAACGGGATGTAGAGCGCGTTCGAGGTGGTGGTCAGGCGGACCGGACCAGCCTTCCGAACGGTCACCTTCTTCATCGGCTTGGCCTGGGTTTCCGGGGTCTTCGCCACGATTACCTCCTCCGTAGGGGAACATTCCGTTGCGCATCGTGCCCGGGTGCGCTGAAAAGGCGCTGAAAGACGACTGAAAAGCGATCACAGGAGGGCCGGTGGGGGCGCCGTGGTGGATCCTTCAGCCAGCGTCGACGGTCAATTCACCGCCCACGGGGCGGGGTAGGCCCGCAGGGCCGTCACGGGCTGCCAGTCCAGGGCGCGGTCCCGCTTCAGGATGGCCTGGCGCAGCGCCTGGAGCCGGTGCCCCGGGTCGACGCCGAGCTCGTCACGCAGCCACCGTTGGGCGGCCCGCAGCGCCCCCAGCGCCTCGGCCGGTCGGCCGCACCGGTAGAGGGCGAGCCCGCGCAGCTCCCAGGCCCGCTCGTGCAGGGGGTGCTCGTCGGTGAGCGACTGCGCCTCGACGAGCACCCGGTGGTGCTGGCCCAGGGCGAGCCGGGCCGCGATCCGGTCCTCCCGCGCGGTGGCCCGGAGCAGTTCGAGCTGGCGGACCGCGCCCTGCACGACCGACGCGGCCCCGAGGTCGGCGTACGGGGCGCCGTGCCAGAGCCCGAGGGCGGCGTCGAGCCGGGTCAGCGCGACGTCGCAGCGCCCGTCGAGAAGCGCGGCCGAACCGGTGGCGACGAGGTCGGCGAACCGGTCGGCGTCCAGCTCCACCCGGGTCGGATCCACCGCGTACCCGCCGGGGTGGCGGACCAGCACGGCGGAGGCCCCCCGGGGCTCGCGGTCGGGTTCCAGCGCCCGGCGCAGGTGCCGGACGTAGGTGTGCAGCGCCTGCCGGGCGCTCCGCGGCGGCCTGGCCCCCCACACCGCGTCGACGATGGTGTCGTCCCCGACGACCAGCCCGTTGGCCAGCAGCAGCCGCGACAGGATGGTCTTCGGTTGGCGGCCACCCAGAGGGACGTTCTGTCCGTTGATGCTCGCCATTATCGGACCAAGTACCGAGATCTGCACGCACCTCGGTTTCGAGGTATCGAGGAAGACGTCGCTGGAACTCGCCGATTCGCGCATTCGTCAATGTTGTCGCCACCCGGGCCGACATCGCGTCGGACGCGAAGATATCTACGGGTGACTTATCCGGTAATCGCGCTCCACCGTTCGTCCGGACCTGCTGCTCCGGCGGCGGCCCCGGCCGGACCGCGGGACGGCGCCCCGGGCGGCGTCCGACACCCCCGGACCGCCGCGCTGTCCCGCCGGGTGCGCACAATGGTCGCCGACAACCACCCTCCAGAGAGGACGGGACACCCGTGAAGAAGAGGATCCTGGGCGCGGCGACGGCGCTGGCCGTGGCACTCGCCGGCTCCGCCGTGGCCGCCACGCCGGCCTCGGCCAGCGACAGCGGCGGCGCGATCTGCGTGCTCAACCAGAACACCTGGCTGCGGGACTCGCCGCACGGCGGCGTGCTGCGCACCCTGACGGCCGGACGCGGGTTCCGCTGGCACGGCGCCGGCGCCGACACCGGCAGCGGCGTGATGTGGATGTACGGGCACGGGGCCGAGGCCCCGACGCAAGACGGCTGGGTGCCCCAGGCCAACCTCTCCGGCTGCTACTGGCCGTAGCCGGACCCGCCGACCCGCCCTGCGCCCCGGCCACCCGGACCGGCCACCCCGGCGGCGGACCGCTCAGGGCCAGGTCGGCCCCGCACCGCCCGGCCGGCCCGGACCGCTCAGACGGCGCGGGTCAGCGCGTCGTACTCGTCGTCGGTGAGCGTCACCTCGGCGGCGGCCACGTTCTCCTCCAGGTGCGCCACCGACGACGTGCCCGGGATCGGCAGCACGACCGGCGACCGGCGCAGCAGCCAGGCCAGCGCGAGCTGCGCGGGCGTGGCGTGGTGGTCGGCGGCGATCGCGTCCAGCGGGCCGCCGGGGCGGGCCAGCTCGCCGGTGGCGATCGGGAACCACGGGACGAACGCCAGGTCGTGCCGCTCGCAGTGGGTCAGCACGTCCTCGGCCGCGCGGTTCGCCACGTTGTAGAGGTTCTGCACGGACACGATCGGCGTGATCGCCCGGGCCTGCTCGATCTGCTCCACGGTCACCTCGGAGAGCCCGATGTGCCGGATCTTGCCCTCCTGCCTCAGCAGCGCCAGCTCGCCGAGCTGGTCCGCCAGCGGCACCTTCCGGTCGACACGGTGCAACTGGTACAGCCCGATCGTCTCCACGCCCAGGTGACGCAGGCTCAGCTCGCACTGCTGGCGCAGGTACTCCGGGCGACCCACCGGCCGCCAGTCGTTCGGGCCGGAACGGGTCAGCCCGGCCTTCGTCGCCACGACCAGATCCTCCGGGTACGGGCGCAGCGCCCGCCGGATCAGCAGCTCGCTGACGAACGGCCCGTACGAGTCGGCGGTGTCGACGAACGTGACGCCCAGCTCCACGGCCCGGCGCAGCACCCGCACCGCCTCGTCCGGGTCCTTCGGGTCACCCCAGACCCCCGGGCCGGTGAGCTGCATCGCCCCGTACCCGAGCCGGTTGACCGGGAGGTCGCCGCCGATCCGGAACGTGCCCGACGCCGCCGCCGGTCGACTGCTGGTCTGACCTGTCATGATCCGGACCTCCGTTGGTCGTCGTCACCGTTTCCGCAGGTCAGTCTGCTCCTGCCGGATTCCGGCGGTGACGCGGGGCCCGTCGGCCCTACCGCAGCATCAGGTCGGCGGCCCGCCAGGCCAGCGCGGCCACCGGGCCGTTGATCCAGCCGGAGACCAGGGTCGGGAACACCGAGGCGTCCACCACGCGCAGCCCGTCCACCCCGCGTACCCGCAACCGGGGGTCGACCACGTCGGCGTCGTCCGGGCCCATCGCGCAGGTGCCGACCGCGTGGTAGCCGCAGTAGCCGTGCGCCAACGCCGCGTCGATGATCTCCCGCTCGTCGCGGGCCGCCGGGCCGGGCACCGTCTCCGCGACGATCCGGCGGGCGATCGGGCCGGTGGCGAAGAGCTCCCGCATCCGGCGGAACGTCGCCACCGCCACCCGCCGGTCGTACGGGTCGGTGAGGTAGTCGACCCGGATCCGGGGCGGGGTCTGCGGGGTGGGGCCGGTGATCTGGAGGCTGCCCTCGCTGCGCGGTCGGCTCACCGCGCCCAGGCACATCAGCCCGGCCCGCCGTTCCAGCTCCAACGCCCGGCCCGGACGCCGCGGGGCGGCCGAGAACGGGGCCATCAGCAGGTGCGCGTCCGGCCGGTCGGCCTGCGGCGACGAGCGCAGGTAGCCCGCGATGTCGTGCACCGGCAGGGCCAGCGGACCACGCCGGCCGACCAGCCAGCGCAGCGTCGCCAACGACTGCCCGAGGACGTTGTTCAGCAGCGGGTTGTAGCCGACCTCGCCGGCCAGTCGGTACTGCAACGTCATCATCCGGTGCTCCCGCATCCCGGCGCCCACCCGGGGCCGGTCGGCCACCACCGGCACCCCGACGGCCCGCAGCACGTCCGCCGGCCCGATCCCGGAGACCTGGAGCAGCTGCGGGCTGGCGATCGCGCCCGCCGCCAGGACCACCTCGGCGCGGGCGGCGTGGTCGACGGACCGCCCGCCCTGCCGTACCCGCACCCCGACCGCCCGCCCC
The sequence above is a segment of the Micromonospora sp. WMMD882 genome. Coding sequences within it:
- a CDS encoding GMC family oxidoreductase N-terminal domain-containing protein; protein product: MGEFDYVVVGAGTAGCVLAYRLSADPAVRVLLVEAGGWDGSLFVRMPKGFSKLMDDRDATWRYPAVTGPGREEVWPRGRLVGGSSSINGMIYARGGPADWDALAGRGNPGWGWDTMAAVFDRVEHRAAAGAGSAPPDGRLRLSTVVDADDLGEEMIAAGVAQGLRRVDDLDDGGDDERIGYTTATIAEGRRVSAADAFLHPVRDRPNLTVTVRATVQRVLVAGGRAVGVRVRQGGRSVDHAARAEVVLAAGAIASPQLLQVSGIGPADVLRAVGVPVVADRPRVGAGMREHRMMTLQYRLAGEVGYNPLLNNVLGQSLATLRWLVGRRGPLALPVHDIAGYLRSSPQADRPDAHLLMAPFSAAPRRPGRALELERRAGLMCLGAVSRPRSEGSLQITGPTPQTPPRIRVDYLTDPYDRRVAVATFRRMRELFATGPIARRIVAETVPGPAARDEREIIDAALAHGYCGYHAVGTCAMGPDDADVVDPRLRVRGVDGLRVVDASVFPTLVSGWINGPVAALAWRAADLMLR
- a CDS encoding AfsR/SARP family transcriptional regulator, which encodes MASINGQNVPLGGRQPKTILSRLLLANGLVVGDDTIVDAVWGARPPRSARQALHTYVRHLRRALEPDREPRGASAVLVRHPGGYAVDPTRVELDADRFADLVATGSAALLDGRCDVALTRLDAALGLWHGAPYADLGAASVVQGAVRQLELLRATAREDRIAARLALGQHHRVLVEAQSLTDEHPLHERAWELRGLALYRCGRPAEALGALRAAQRWLRDELGVDPGHRLQALRQAILKRDRALDWQPVTALRAYPAPWAVN
- a CDS encoding DUF6244 family protein — translated: MINLIRYVMVVAATCDVGRNTPADPAGGRVSSAAEMIARLSQASQKLDEARAKTVAATQDVTEARTLVAAALEGADPGPLIGVIDAYGQALTQAAQNVGPVRQHLQETITRAQSLGN
- a CDS encoding aldo/keto reductase yields the protein MTGQTSSRPAAASGTFRIGGDLPVNRLGYGAMQLTGPGVWGDPKDPDEAVRVLRRAVELGVTFVDTADSYGPFVSELLIRRALRPYPEDLVVATKAGLTRSGPNDWRPVGRPEYLRQQCELSLRHLGVETIGLYQLHRVDRKVPLADQLGELALLRQEGKIRHIGLSEVTVEQIEQARAITPIVSVQNLYNVANRAAEDVLTHCERHDLAFVPWFPIATGELARPGGPLDAIAADHHATPAQLALAWLLRRSPVVLPIPGTSSVAHLEENVAAAEVTLTDDEYDALTRAV
- a CDS encoding tetratricopeptide repeat protein; protein product: MEPTPHRWIRAARHRDRRRLLADGLDAPVLADLDAHRWLRGPYTAVGALLRGLVPTVLAERPDLVAAHEIELLSVAPELRELVPATRETLTSLAVPEERTRFYPRARTLRLAHGLVEFLDAWLRHLDDGPRCLLVENLHEADPTDREFFAVLLRRADPTRLRLRLATTAAPVEEPPGPAAAPLGPALRRYAAPVDGDRTGPLADLPRPTGAETTGVAASNAETSVEPAGMKAAGTEAAREYVRGDCVDDDPTVLAAYRTLPAAVRADLHDARADELLATGERSWRLGAVTLHRERGGAPATAGVQALRDALEYCVNLGFYHATLEYGARGRALVDWSAQMEHWWAFTTKMTTSLMALGRPIEALALYDEARAHTDSAMVHMQAAYATGMIYTRHLETGERDHRQARAWCNAAIAYARLAPDRQQSAAHLVFNRNGLALVAMHEGKLDEALDLVTRGLAELDEALGAGQHHLHRSVLRHNRSQLLAALGRREEALAELDAVIEVDPNHVEYHLDRGGLLRRLGRDEEALASYDQAIRLSPPFPEVHYNRADVLLELGAVQAALAGFDRVLDLEPEHLDARINRAGLRQALDDTEGAWADVRAGLDLAPGNAYLLCVRGQLELEHDLAQARRTLSAALAVDPTLAAAWAARGAAAYQEGDLAAAVADLSHALALDDDPAVRFNRGLALADAGRHAEADADFQACAAADPDLAAEVREHRARLLPA